The bacterium BMS3Abin08 genome segment TGGTCTTCTTAGCCGTGGTCTTCTTAGCCGTGGTCTTCTTAGCCGTGGCCTTCTTAGCCGTGGTCTTCTTAGCCGTGGTCTTCTTAGCCGTGGTCTTCTTAGCCGTGGTCTTCTTAGCCGTGGTCTTCTTAGCCGTGGCCTTCTTAGCCGTGGCCTTCTTAGCCGTGGCCTTCTTAGCTGTCACCTTTTTGGTAGTGGCTGATTTTGTCCTGGGTTTACGTGCACTCTTCCCTGCAGTCGATTTTTTTGCCGTTGCCATGTTCTTCACCCCCTTTCTTACCCCTTGTGGGTTTTTTGAGTTTAAAGCCTTCCTACCAGGATCACTTTCTCACCCTCTAAGATTGCCCTCATATCATCAGGCATATCCTTTTTCAATTTACGGTAATCCGCCTCAGAGAGCTGTCTCACATTAATTGTGACCTTAAATTCATCCTGAAGTTCACGGATTGAATCCTTAAGGGAGGAAAGACCATCAATAACAAATAGGTTTATAATATCATTTCTTAAGCCTTCCACATAGGGGCCATAAATGAAAGCGACCCTAACACCGGATGCCCTGAGAACCGCCTTTAAGGCTCCGGGCAGTCCAAGAGACTTTGTAATGAGGTTCTTAAGTTCATTAAAAAGGGGTGAATTCTTGTTGGCTCTGAAATACCTGAGGTTTGCAACCCGTTCGCTGACGAGAATCCCTATCTTTTCAAGATTATCCAACTCCCTCTTCACTCCGGAGGGATTTTTGCCAAGGATATTGGCAATCTCTCTAACATAAAAACGCTCTTCAGGAGTGTTCAGCAAGAGTGCCAGTATATCAGCCCTGACAGATGATGAAAAAAGCCTGGTCAACATAACTGCAAACATAATACACGATAACTTCAAATTTGTCAACAAAAAAATGATATCATTCAACAGTCATT includes the following:
- a CDS encoding helix-turn-helix domain protein, whose amino-acid sequence is MFAVMLTRLFSSSVRADILALLLNTPEERFYVREIANILGKNPSGVKRELDNLEKIGILVSERVANLRYFRANKNSPLFNELKNLITKSLGLPGALKAVLRASGVRVAFIYGPYVEGLRNDIINLFVIDGLSSLKDSIRELQDEFKVTINVRQLSEADYRKLKKDMPDDMRAILEGEKVILVGRL